Proteins encoded within one genomic window of Rhododendron vialii isolate Sample 1 chromosome 1a, ASM3025357v1:
- the LOC131299881 gene encoding actin-related protein 2/3 complex subunit 3 yields the protein MVYHSSFVDDEQITKACGCPLLPLKSHIKGPAPVSDQDRTDIVDEAITFFRANVFFRNFDIKSSADKLLIYLTFYINVALKRLEGCRTLAEGTKAIINLGLENVPVPGESGFPFPGLFTLPQSQREAELFRNYLKQIREETSGRLLSVAYRPNGTPNKWWLAFAKRKFMNVIVP from the exons ATG GTTTATCATTCTAGCTTTGTTGATGATGAACAAATTACTAAAGCTTGTGGTTGCCCTCTTCTTCCTCTAAAAAGCCATATAAAGGGTCCCGCTCCAGTTTCAGATCAAG ATAGAACCGATATTGTTGACGAGGCAATCACATTCTTCCGCGCGAATGTCTTCTTCAGAAACTTTGATATCAAAAGCTCCGCTGATAAGCTTCTTATCTACCTGACATTCTATATCAATGTGGCTTTGAAGAGACTTGAGGGGTGTAGGACTTTAGCTGAAGGGACCAAAGCAATCATTAACTTGGGGTTGGAAAATGTTCCTGTTCCTGGAGAATCGGGTTTTCCTTTTCCGGGGCTCTTTACCCTACCTCAATCACAGAGAGAAGCAG AGCTATTCAGGAATTACTTGAAGCAGATAAGGGAGGAAACAAGTGGGAGACTCTTGAGCGTGGCGTACAGACCCAACGGAACCCCAAACAAATGGTGGTTGGCATTTGCCAAGAGAAAATTCATGAACGTCATTGTTCCCTGA
- the LOC131299912 gene encoding translocase of chloroplast 90, chloroplastic gives MMGVKDWVLSQLVSKSVVSSSQLSAGDRFSNDESLNEEFSNQVAADTSHSPISNQENQNDDPLQQVVVENSCQSHSGTDEKKLDPLAKIERLQINFLRLVQRLRQSQDNLVVSKVLYRMHLASLIRAGESDLKRTNLRSNRARKIAAEQEASGLPELDFSFRVLVLGKTGVGKSATINSIFNQFKAVTNAFQPATDRIQEIGGTVNGIKISFIDTPGLLPYSTSSVGRNRKILSSVKRFIRKSPPDVVLYFERLDLMNVGYSVFPLMKLITEVFGSGIWFNTILVMTHSFSALPDGPNGYPLSYESYVTQCTDLMQHHIHQAVSDSKLENPVLFVENHPHCKTDITGEKILPNGQVWKSQFLLLCVCTKVLGDVNTILQLRDGIELGPSNTTRLPSLPHLLSSFLRHRTVVGPSGADAEADVILSSDMEGEDEYDQLPPIRILTKTEFEKLTKLQQKDYLDELDYRETLYMKKQLKEEAHRRGEEKMRKDGTLGSDGSSDNQEPPEAVQLPDMAVPPSFDSDCPVHRYRCLLTGEQWLARPVLDPHGWDHDVGFDGINLEIVTELKHNVVASVTGQLSKDKQDFSIQSECTAVYVDPRGPTYTVGLDIQSATKNMIYTVHSNAKVRHFKHNVTECGVCVTSFGEKNYIGAKIEDSVSVGKRLKFSMNAGCMGIFQQAAYGGSLEATLRGRDYPVRNESLSMTLTILSFNKETVVGGSFQTDFRLSRGTGMSVSGNLNSRKMGQVCVKTSSSDHVEIALIAVISIFRALLRRRATNHMETLETG, from the exons ATGATGGGTGTTAAGGACTGGGTTTTGTCTCAGTTGGTGTCCAAGTCAGTGGTCTCATCAAGCCAATTGTCAGCTGGTGATAGGTTTTCCAATGATGAATCTCTGAATGAGGAGTTTAGTAACCAAG TTGCTGCTGACACATCTCACTCGCCCATTAGTAACCAAGAAAATCAGAACGATGACCCCTTGCAGCAAGTTGTGGTGGAAAATTCTTGTCAATCTCATTCTGGAACTGATGAGAAGAAGTTGGATCCCTTGGCAAAAATCGAGCGGCTCCAAATAAATTTCTTGCGACTTGTCCAACGTCTTAGGCAGTCACAAGACAATCTTGTTGTCTCAAAGGTCTTATATCGAATGCATCTTGCTTCTTTGATACGAGCAGGAGAATCAGATCTGAAAAGAACCAATCTCAGAAGCAATAGAGCCAGAAAAATAGCAGCAGAACAAGAGGCATCTGGACTGCCTGAGTTGGATTTCTCATTCAGAGTACTGGTCTTGGGAAAAACAGGTGTTGGCAAAAGCGCAACCATAAACTCTATATTCAATCAATTCAAGGCCGTCACCAATGCATTTCAACCAGCCACCGACCGTATCCAAGAGATTGGGGGAACGGTCAATGGTATTAAAATATCGTTCATCGATACGCCAGGTCTGTTGCCTTATTCTACAAGTAGTGTCGGAAGAAATAGGAAGATTTTGAGCTCCGTAAAGAGGTTCATTAGAAAATCCCCACCTGACGTTGTGTTATATTTCGAACGGCTTGACCTGATGAATGTTGGTTATAGTGTTTTTCCCCTTATGAAGCTAATTACCGAAGTATTTGGTTCTGGAATTTGGTTCAACACCATTCTTGTCATGACGCATTCTTTCTCAGCTCTTCCTGATGGGCCAAATGGGTATCCCCTCAGCTATGAATCTTATGTGACCCAATGCACAGATTTGATGCAGCACCATATTCACCAAGCAGTTTCGgattcaaaacttgaaaacccTGTACTTTTTGTAGAGAATCATCCTCATTGTAAAACAGATATTACAGGTGAGAAAATTCTTCCAAATGGACAGGTTTGGAAAAGTCAGTTCTTGTTGCTATGTGTATGCACAAAAGTTTTGGGTGATGTTAATACTATCTTGCAATTAAGAGATGGTATTGAACTGGGCCCCTCTAATACTACACGTCTGCCCTCTCTACCGCACCTCCTCTCATCTTTCCTACGCCACCGCACTGTTGTGGGCCCAAGTGGAGCGGACGCTGAAGCTGACGTGATCTTATCTTCAGACATGGAGGGAGAAGATGAATACGACCAATTACCTCCTATTCGAATTCTGACAAAAACTGAGTTTGAGAAATTGACTAAATTGCAGCAAAAGGACTATCTTGATGAGCTGGATTACCGGGAGACCCTTTATATGAAAAAGCAGTTGAAAGAAGAGGCTCATAGGCGGGGAGAGGAAAAAATGCGCAAGGACGGGACTTTGGGTAGTGATGGTAGTTCTGATAATCAAGAGCCTCCAGAGGCTGTTCAGTTGCCAGATATGGCGGTACCACCAAGTTTTGACTCAGATTGCCCTGTACATAGATATCGTTGCCTTTTAACAGGGGAGCAGTGGCTCGCGAGACCCGTTCTTGATCCGCACGGGTGGGACCATGATGTGGGGTTTGACGGAATAAACCTAGAAATAGTGACAGAACTAAAGCACAATGTAGTTGCTTCTGTCACAGGGCAATTGAGCAAGGACAAGCAAGATTTCAGTATCCAGTCCGAATGTACCGCAGTTTATGTGGACCCTAGGGGACCCACTTATACCGTCGGTCTTGACATTCAATCTGCCACTAAAAATATGATCTATACGGTTCACAGCAATGCAAAGGTGAGGCACTTTAAGCATAATGTTACTGAATGTGGGGTTTGTGTGACATCTTTCGGGGAGAAGAATTATATTGGTGCCAAAATTGAAGACAGTGTTTCAGTTGGGAAGAGACTGAAGTTTTCGATGAATGCTGGTTGCATGGGGATTTTTCAACAAGCGGCTTATGGGGGGAGTTTGGAAGCTACTTTAAGGGGCAGGGACTACCCTGTGAGAAATGAAAGTTTGAGTATGACATTGACAATCCTCTCATTTAATAAAGAGACGGTAGTGGGTGGAAGTTTTCAGACCGACTTCAGACTAAGTCGAGGAACTGGAATGTCAGTTAGTGGAAATTTGAACAGCCGGAAAATGGGTCAGGTTTGTGTAAAGACTAGTAGCTCTGATCATGTTGAAATAGCTCTTATTGCAGTTATCTCGATTTTCAGAGCATTGTTAAGGAGAAGAGCTACTAATCACATGGAAACTTTGGAGACGGGATAA
- the LOC131299903 gene encoding ubiquitin C-terminal hydrolase 22-like produces MDQHSNHHQRRNGTVSVPEPCSHLSDFRSRHGGAKPFRALQDCLRVRPPGRAAIRRDPNEVPRCASCGLSSPASRLYACVSCAAVSCLAHAPSHAAAGDGGGGHEIAVDVDRAELFCCMCKDQVYDRDFDTAVVLAQTAASTLGGSGEGRSAHPPLPPPPENLRKRRRVDYRPWTPDPRERALVVSNSSPLNGEATSSGLPWGLRGLNNLGNTCFMNSVLQALLHTPPLRNYFLSDRHNRYFCQQQQKNNNNSVRKNDNKNWRLCLACDMDAIFSAAFSGDRTTYSPAKFLYSWWQHAANLASYEQQDAHEFFISMLDGIHEKVEKDKRKPQSQGKGDCCIAHRVFCGILRSDVMCTACGFTSATYEPCVDISLDLEPNQVASTKKPSTKSLHSCSGEADSKCSSQTCGISTLMGCLDRFTRPERLGSEIFCQRCQVKQESLKQMSIRKLPLVSCFHIKRFEHSSKQKMSRKVDRYLQFPFSLDMAPYLSSSILRGRFGNRIFSFDGEEPDGSSELSSEFELFAVITHSGKLEAGHYVTYLRLSNQWYKCDDAWITQVNEDIVRAAQGYMMFYVQKMLYYKASEKPGAS; encoded by the exons ATGGATCAACATTCAAACCACCACCAGCGTCGAAACGGCACCGTTTCGGTACCGGAGCCGTGCTCGCATTTATCCGATTTCCGATCGCGCCACGGCGGCGCCAAGCCCTTCAGGGCCTTGCAGGACTGCCTCCGGGTACGCCCTCCGGGCCGGGCCGCGATCCGCCGGGACCCGAACGAGGTGCCCCGCTGCGCCTCCTGCGGGCTGTCATCCCCTGCCTCGCGCCTCTACGCCTGCGTCTCCTGCGCCGCCGTCTCCTGCCTCGCCCACGCCCCGTCGCACGCGGCGGCGGGAGACGGCGGCGGCGGGCACGAGATCGCGGTCGACGTCGACCGAGCCGAGCTCTTCTGCTGCATGTGCAAGGATCAGGTCTACGACCGAGACTTCGACACGGCGGTCGTGCTCGCGCAGACTGCGGCGTCGACTCTCGGCGGCAGCGGTGAAGGACGATCTGCCCATCCTCCACTGCCACCGCCGCCCGAGAACCTACGGAAGCGCCGCCGCGTGGATTACCGCCCGTGGACGCCGGATCCGAGGGAACGAGCTCTAGTGGTCAGTAATTCGAGCCCATTAAACGGCGAGGCCACGTCATCGGGCCTGCCTTGGGGACTGAGAGGGCTGAATAATCTTGGAAATACATGTTTTATGAACTCTGTGTTGCAAGCGTTGCTTCACACGCCGCCGTTGAGGAACTATTTCTTGAGCGATCGGCATAACCGGTATTTCTGtcagcagcagcagaagaatAACAACAATAGTGTTAGGAAGAATGATAATAAGAATTGGAGGCTTTGTTTGGCTTGTGACATGGATGCGATATTTTCAGCTGCGTTTTCGGGAGATCGGACGACGTATAGCCCGGCAAAATTTCTATACAG TTGGTGGCAGCATGCAGCCAACCTGGCAAGTTATGAGCAACAGGATGCtcatgaatttttcatttccatgcTTGATGGGATTCATGAAAAGGTGGAGAAGGATAAAAGGAAACCCCAGAGTCAAG GCAAAGGAGATTGCTGTATCGCTCATAGGGTGTTCTGTGGCATATTGCGATCTGATGTCATGTGTACTGCATGTGGTTTCACATCTGCGACATATGAGCCGTGTGTGGACATCTCATTGGATTTGGAACCAAACCAGGTGGCTTCTACCAAGAAGCCATCCACAAAATCTCTTCATTCTTGCAGTGGTGAGGCAGATTCCAAATGTTCAAGCCAAACCTGTGGAATATCCACCCTAATGGGGTGTCTGGACCGTTTCACCAGACCAGAGAGATTGGGCTCTGAGATCTTCTGCCAGCGGTGTCAAGTGAAACAAGAATCTCTCAAACAGATGTCAATAAGAAAGCTTCCTTTGGTATCTTGCTTTCACATCAAAAGGTTTGAGCATTCTTCGAAGCAAAAAATGTCGAGGAAAGTCGACCGGTATTTACAGTTTCCGTTTTCCTTAGACATGGCTCCTTATCTTTCTTCGtctatattgagaggtagattTGGAAACAGAATCTTCTCTTTTGATGGGGAAGAGCCGGATGGTTCCAGCGAGTTGTCTTCTGAGTTTGAGTTGTTTGCTGTTATTACTCACTCTGGAAAGCTAGAAGCGGGACATTATGTAACGTATTTGCGGTTGAGTAATCAATGGTACAAGTGTGATGATGCTTGGATCACTCAAGTGAATGAGGACATTGTGAGGGCTGCGCAAGGATATATGATGTTCTATGTGCAAAAAATGCTTTATTACAAAGCAAGTGAAAAACCTGGTGCCTCATGA